The sequence below is a genomic window from Salicibibacter cibarius.
AAACGTTCCGAACGTTAAAAACAGTAGATTTTTCAAAGCAAGCTCCCCCCTTATCGGTATGTCCGTTTTTGGCAGTCGATAACCTCACCAATACCATAAATTTAAGCGGGAAACAAGGGAAGGGGTGAGGCAAAAGGACAAAAGCAGGCAGAAAACGTGATTTTGTCCTCATCCAAGGAGAATGAGGACAAAAACAAGTTTCATTATATTAATTCAAAATAGGGTCATTGCCAAATAGATAACGATCGTTACAGTTATACCACTTAGGACCGTTGAATACAGGACAATCTGTGCGTGCAAATCCGGCGCTACCTGATTGTCAAGCGCGATTGTCGCTGTATTTCTTGACGTCGGAAACGAACTTGCGATGAGTAACGATTGCGCCATTACCCCATCAATGCCAAGGATAAATATAATTAGTAAAGCAAAGGCGGGTCCGGCAATTAACCTTCCGAGAATACTCCAGACAATGACGCTATGAAATGACTTGATATTTATGTGGGCAAGTTGGGCGCCCAATAGGAAAAGCGCTAAGGCAAAAAAAGCATTTGCAAGTTGTTCAAGCGGAACAAGCGCAAAATTAGGGAGGGGAATATCGAAAAATTGAAAGATGATTCCCAAGAGTAAAGCATGAACAATGGGTAACCGGAAAATAGCTTTTAGAATGTCAATGGCTGACTTGGATGCAGATACTAAATTATAAAGGCCATACGTATAGGTGAGTAAATTCTGGAAAACAATCATGATAATTTGAATGGAAACCCCTAAAGGATTCGCGCTAAAAATCAACTGACTGACAGGTAAACCGTAATTGCCTGAATTCATAAGGGAAATGCTATTTTTTAAAGCTGCACTTTCCTGCCATTCAAGTTTTAATACCTTGGACAACAAATTGCCCAGTAAAATTGTGCTGCAAGTAAATAAGAACAAATAAAGAAGAAGTTGGCCTAACAGGCCATAATCAAATTCAGCCTGATAAATATTCAAAAAAACGGCTGCGGGCATAAAACAGTAGGTAATAAGCTTTACGATCGGCGTAAGTTGAAAGTTAAACTTCTTCTGTAATAGCACCCCAATGGCCATCACAATTAAAATAGGGAAAATAACGTCCAGAAATACAACGCTAATTAAATTCACATAAAGACTCCATTCTAGGAATCATACACCCCCGGCATCCGGGGGGCATGAATGTTTAAATCTAATATATACCGAGGATGAAACCTAAAATTAATCCAATAATGCCGAAACCCCAGAACCAGAAGAAAGCGTATTTCATGAATTGGCCTATTTGTACACCGGCGAGCCCAACACCCAACCACATAGCAGGGGATAAAAACCCTTGTGAAAAAGTACTTGAAACTAACATCATATAAGCGGTAGATTCCGAAGCTACGCCAAAGTTCGAGGCAACACTCTCAACAACCGGGAAGATACCGAAATAATAAGCGTCTGTACTCATGATGATATCCAGGGGAATTCCAAAAAATGCCACGATCACGTGCGTATAAGGGCCAACAGCATCCGGTACAATCCCTACGATAGACATGGCAAGTGAGTCCAACATGCCTGATTCAGTCATCACGCCCAAAAAGAGTCCGGCGGCAAGGATGATCGAAGCCATCATGAGCGCGGCAGGCGCATGCGCGCGAATACGACCCATCTGATCGTTCACGCTACGGTAGTTCAATGGTAAAACGATCGCCAAACCGATCATAAAGGCAAGACCCGGAGGCGCGATATCTAAAAGCATTAAGAGCAAAACCCCGAGTAACACGGCACCGTTGAGCCAAAGCATGGCCGGGTGTTTCCTGGGCTTCTCTTCGGCTGCTTCTTCATTTTCCTTTTGCTGTTTTATAAAGTCATCAGCGATTGCTCTCGCATTAACATGTTGTTGGGCTTCAATTTCTCCATTATTTATACGTTTCTCAATGCGTTTCTTTTCTCTGATTCCAAGTACCACCGCGAAACCAATGGCCAGGACGAACGCGCCTATTTGCCAAGGAATCAATGGAAACCATAGTTCAGCAGGGTTATCATAACCAAGTACCGAAGCGAGCCTCCCTACCGGTCCACCCCAAGGGACGACGTTCATAAATCCAAGACTAAACGTGGCAAGCATCAAAAGTAACATTGGGCTCATATTTAATGCCCTGTATAAACCAATAAGCGCGGGAACTGTCAACAAATATGTGGTTGCGCCTGCACCGTCGAGGTGAGCAATCGCGCCGATGATGATGGTAACGATGGCAACAACAATCACATTGCCCTTCGTAAAGATAATCATATTTTTTATAATCGGATTAAATAAACCGATATCATTCATGATGCCAAAGAAAATGATGGCAAAAATAAACATGATGGCGACATCCATGACTTGATCGGCCCCGCCGCTAAAAAATTCCGCGAGGTCGTCAAATCCAAAGCCGGCAATGAGTACCCCAATGACCGGAATAAGGACCATCGCAACAATTGGATGAACCTTCCCCCACATAAGGAGACCAATAACCGCTAAAATAATTAAAAATCCGCTAATAGCTAAATATGGGTCCATTTATAGATCCTCCTTGAGATAGATAAATTATATCGTAGATCGATTTAAAGCTGTCGTTTTTCGAATCATGAGTTTAGGTTCCAACGTTAACTGTAAGTCGCTGCGTTCATGAGCATCCACCTCCATCATATGAATAAGATGTTCAATCGCATGGAGCCCCATCGGCTTGTCGGAATGATGGGTCAGTGTGGTCATTTGAATAGCGGCATGCGCAGTCGTATCAATATCGTCCATCCCGCATATACTGAAATCCTCCGGGATTTGAAACCCCATGTGCATTAAATAGTTTTGACAGAATAATGCCATTGAATCTGTAGCGGCAAATAGGGCAGTCGGTTTATCCGGCAATAGCAATAGCTCATCCACTGCCTGGACGACCGATTGTTCTGTCGTGTCGGTTTCTTTAATCCATCCGGGTTCAATAGATTGCTTGGTTGCTTTCATGGCTGTTCGGTATCCGGATAACCTCCCATTAAACGTTGATGTATACGTGGGACCACCAATCCAAGCAATTTTTGTATGCCCAAGTTTTAACAGATGATTGGTTGCCAATTCACCTGCTTTTTTATTGTCTATTTCCACATAGTTCCCGCCAGCTTGATGGCGGCGGTTGAACATAACGAAAGGCACTTGCGCATCTACGAGATCATGATAAATCGGGTCATCGATAAAAATAGAAGAGAGAATAATGCCATCGACTTGTTGTTTCAGTACCTCTTCGTAAATAGAGCGATTGTCTCCCTGATCTTCAAAATAGACAAGCGTGTGGTAGCCGTACTTTTTAGCATAATTGACAATGGTCGTCGTTGAATCGACAAAAAATGGATTGTGTAGAGGGCCGGATATCAAAGCAATGTACTTGGTTTTTTTTTGTTTTAAATTGCGTGCCACGACGTTCGGTCGATAGTTTAGTTTTTCGATTGCCTTTTGAACGTTATCGACCGTTTCTTTTTTTACTTTATCCGGGGCGTTTAACACTCTTGAAACCGTAGGCTGCGAAACGCCGGCTTCGCGAGCAACGTCTTTGGAAGATACCATGT
It includes:
- a CDS encoding citrate:proton symporter produces the protein MDPYLAISGFLIILAVIGLLMWGKVHPIVAMVLIPVIGVLIAGFGFDDLAEFFSGGADQVMDVAIMFIFAIIFFGIMNDIGLFNPIIKNMIIFTKGNVIVVAIVTIIIGAIAHLDGAGATTYLLTVPALIGLYRALNMSPMLLLMLATFSLGFMNVVPWGGPVGRLASVLGYDNPAELWFPLIPWQIGAFVLAIGFAVVLGIREKKRIEKRINNGEIEAQQHVNARAIADDFIKQQKENEEAAEEKPRKHPAMLWLNGAVLLGVLLLMLLDIAPPGLAFMIGLAIVLPLNYRSVNDQMGRIRAHAPAALMMASIILAAGLFLGVMTESGMLDSLAMSIVGIVPDAVGPYTHVIVAFFGIPLDIIMSTDAYYFGIFPVVESVASNFGVASESTAYMMLVSSTFSQGFLSPAMWLGVGLAGVQIGQFMKYAFFWFWGFGIIGLILGFILGIY
- a CDS encoding LacI family DNA-binding transcriptional regulator, with amino-acid sequence MVSSKDVAREAGVSQPTVSRVLNAPDKVKKETVDNVQKAIEKLNYRPNVVARNLKQKKTKYIALISGPLHNPFFVDSTTTIVNYAKKYGYHTLVYFEDQGDNRSIYEEVLKQQVDGIILSSIFIDDPIYHDLVDAQVPFVMFNRRHQAGGNYVEIDNKKAGELATNHLLKLGHTKIAWIGGPTYTSTFNGRLSGYRTAMKATKQSIEPGWIKETDTTEQSVVQAVDELLLLPDKPTALFAATDSMALFCQNYLMHMGFQIPEDFSICGMDDIDTTAHAAIQMTTLTHHSDKPMGLHAIEHLIHMMEVDAHERSDLQLTLEPKLMIRKTTALNRSTI
- a CDS encoding AEC family transporter — encoded protein: MAIGVLLQKKFNFQLTPIVKLITYCFMPAAVFLNIYQAEFDYGLLGQLLLYLFLFTCSTILLGNLLSKVLKLEWQESAALKNSISLMNSGNYGLPVSQLIFSANPLGVSIQIIMIVFQNLLTYTYGLYNLVSASKSAIDILKAIFRLPIVHALLLGIIFQFFDIPLPNFALVPLEQLANAFFALALFLLGAQLAHINIKSFHSVIVWSILGRLIAGPAFALLIIFILGIDGVMAQSLLIASSFPTSRNTATIALDNQVAPDLHAQIVLYSTVLSGITVTIVIYLAMTLF